The nucleotide sequence TCCGACGTTTATCGCAGCGCTAACCAATACATCAATATATCTGCTGATTCAAGTTCCATTGATGATTGTATTGGCGTTATTCTTCTCGGTTCTGTTAAATGATCCTAATTTGAAATTCAAAGGCTTTTTCAGAATCGCGATTTTCTTGCCGTGTGTCACTTCACTGGTTGCCTATTCGGTCATCTTTAAATACCTGTTTGGTGTGGATGGCATCATCAACGTGTTTTTACTCAATTTCGGCTTTATTTCCGAAACGATCAACTTCCTGGCCGATCCGTTTTGGGCGAAAGTGGTCATCATTCTCGCCATCACATGGAGATGGACCGGCTACAACATGATTTTCTATTTGGCGGCTTTGCAGAACGTGGATAAATCGATCTACGAAGCAGCGAAAATTGATGGAGCAAACTCCATTCAGCAATTTTTCCAGATTACCGTGCCAATGTTGAAACCGATCATTTTGTTCACATCGATTACGTCGACAATCGGAACGTTGCAGATCTTCGATGAAATCGTCAACATCACAAACGGCGGACCCGGCAATGCGACGATTTCGATTTCGCAGTACATCTACAACCTGTCGTTCGAATACACGCCTGACTTCGGTTATGCGTCGACCGTCTCTTACGTCATTGTGATTCTAGTGGTAATTCTTTCGATTATTCAATTCAGAGTGGCGGGTGAGAAGAAATGAAGAACATCAAAAGAGCCTTTATCTACGTGTTTCTAAGCCTTGCAGCCATTGTATCCATTTTCCCGTTTTTATGGATGCTCGTTAGCATCACCAATAAATCATCGGATGTGACAAAAGGGCGTTTGCTTCCAGGCACTCATTTGATCGAAAACATGACGACGCTGTTTGAATCGGTGGACATCGTTCCGGCGTTGGTCAACTCGACAATTATCGCGGTCATCACGACCGTAGTGACGCTCTTGCTGGCATCGCTTGCCGGCTACGGTTTTGAAATCCACCGCAGCAGAGGGAAAGACATCGTCTTTAACATCCTGCTGTTGTCGATGATGATTCCGTTTGCAGCGATCATGGTGCCTTTGTACCGCATGTTCGGCAGCATCAGCGACACGGCGCCGCTTTTCGGCATCGACTCGCTCGGCGCGGTCATTTTGCCGACAGCGACTACGGCATTCTTCATCTTCTTCTTCCGCCAGAACACGAAAATGTTTCCGAAAGATTTGGTGGAAGCGGGAAGAATTGATGGCTTGAGCGAAATCGGCGTCTTCTTCCGGATCTACATGCCGACGATGAAAACGACCTATGCCGCAGCAGCGATCATCACGTTTATGAACAGCTGGAACAACTACTTATGGCCATTGGTCATCTTACAATCACCGGAAAAACGGACCATTCCATTGCTGATTTCCAATTTGGGTTCGAGCTACTCGCCTGACTACGGCGTCATCATGTCGGCGATTGTCATCGCGACATTGCCGACAGCGCTTGTGTTCTTCCTGATGCAGAAACACTTTGTAGCCGGCATGATGGGATCGGTTAAGGGTTAAATGAAATAGCTGCACTTGCCTCAGGCGGGCGCAGCTATTTTGATACATATCGAATAACACGAAAAACACAGTGATTTTAACAAGTGAATAAATTAAGGAAATTAGAAAGTCCGCTTGATCTGCTTTACTACGAGGAGGTATATTGTGCCGATTTTATACAATGGCTCCACACGGGAGTTTCACCTGCAAACCGAAAAAACGAGCTATATTTTTAGCGTGATGGAAAACGGCCAGTTGGGCCAGCTTTACTACGGGAAGAAATTGCGCCACCGGGAGTCGTTCGAGCGCTTGTTCCATGTGGAAGCGACGCCGAATACTGCCTGCACGACAGAAGGAGATTTGGTCTTTTCGCTCGATCTCGTCAAACAAGAGTATCCGGCATACGGAACGACGGATTTCCGTGAGCCCGCTTACCAAGTGCTGCAAGAAGGGGGCAGCCGCATCACCGATTTTGTCTATCAGGACCACCGGATTTTCGGAGGCAAAGAGAAACTGGAAGGCTTGCCGGCCACGTATTCTGAAAACGACAGGGAAGCGACGACCTTGGAAATTACGTTATACGATAAGGAAATCGACGTGGAAGTCCGGCTGTCGTACACCGTTTTTGAAGAACTGGATGCCATTGCCCGCTCGGCCCGTTTTACCAATTACGGTGAGGCGGATGTCAACTTGACGCGGGCGCTGAGCGTCAGCATCGATTTGCCGGATGCCAACTTTGAGATGGTGCAGCTGTCAGGAGCATGGGCACGGGAGCGGCACATCAAAAACCGCCGGCTGGTGCCGGGGCTTCAAAGCATCGCGAGCACGCGCGGGACGAGCAGTGCCCAGCAAAATCCGTTCCTGGCATTAAAGCGGCCGGAAACGACGGAACACCAAGGCGAAGTCTACGGCGCGAGCCTGGTTTACAGCGGCAATTTCCTGGCGCAGGTTGAAGTGGACCATTACGACACGGCGCGTTTGATGATGGGCATCAACCCGTTCGATTTCAATTGGCTCCTGAAAAACGGGGAGTCGTTCCAGGCGCCGGAAGCGGTGCTGGTGTATTCGGACGCGGGCTTGAATGGCATGAGCCAGACTTACCACCAGCTGTACCGCACCCGATTGGCACGCGGGAAATGGCGCGACCGGGAACGTCCGGTGCTGATCAACAACTGGGAAGCGACGTATTTCGATTTTGATGAACAGAAAATATTTGAACTCGCGCAGTCATCGAAAGAGCTCGGAGTGGAATTGTTCGTCCTGGACGACGGCTGGTTCGGCAAGCGCGATGCCGACACGAGTTCGCTCGGCGACTGGTTCGAAGACAAGCGTAAATTGCCGAACGGCATCACGCAATTGGCAAAAGCCATTTCGGGCCTTGGGATGGAATTCGGCTTGTGGTTTGAGCCGGAAATGGTGTCAAAAGCGAGCGACTTGTACAACGCGCATCCGGATTGGGTGATCCACGTGCCGAACCGCCGAATGTCGCATGGCAGAAACCAGTTGGTGCTGGATTTCTCCCGCCAGGAAGTCGTCGACTACATCTATGGTTTGATGGCGAAAGTCCTGCGGGATGCACCGATTTCCTACGTGAAATGGGACATGAACCGCTACATGACGGAAGTCGGCTCGCTCGACCTTCCAGCAGACCGGCAGCGGGAAGTGGCGCACCGCTACATCCTGGGTGTGTATTCGCTGTACGAGCGGTTGACTTCGAAATTTCCGCATGTCTTGTTCGAATCCTGTGCAGGAGGCGGCAGCCGCTTTGATCCGGGCTTGCTGCATTATGCACCGCAAGGATGGACGAGCGACGATACCGATGCCGTAGAACGGTTGAAGATCCAATACGGCACGTCGCTTGTGTACCCCGTTTCGTCAATGGGCGCGCATGTCTCGGCCGTGCCGAACCACCAGGTAGGACGAGTGACAAGTTTGGAAACACGCGCAAACGTCGCGTATTTTGGCGCTTTCGGCTACGAACTGGATGTAACGATGATGACAGATGCGGAAAAAGAACAAGTGAAAGAACAGATCCGGTTCTACAAAGAAAACCGGTCGCTGATCCAGCAAGGGCAGTTTTACCGGATTGAAAGCCCGTTTGCAGAAGACGGCAACCGCACGAGCTGGCTGGTGGTGTCGGATGACCAAAGCGAAGCGCTGCTCGGCTATTACCAGATCCTGTCGACCCCGAACCCAGGGCTTTCCCGCATTTTCTTTAAAGGGCTAAACCCTGAGTTCGAGTACGCGATCGAAGGACTTGATGCCACATTTTACGGGGACGAATTGATGGGGGCCGGCTTGCAGCTGAACCGCTACCGCCTGAGTGAACATCCGGCTGATTTTTCTTCAGTCGTCTACAAAGTTAAGCGAGTATAACCGGAACCGGGTTTGCGAAAGATCCATAACGGCAAACCCGCATTCCGCCATACATAGGAGGCGTCAATGTGCTGACTGTTAAAAACGAATCGTTTTATTTCGATGAAAAGCCTTTCCAGATCTTATCGGGGGGCATCCATTACTTCCGGACAGTGCCAGAGCAGTGGGAAGACCGCTTGCAGAAACTGAAGGCGCTCGGGCTGAATACCGTTGAAACGTATATTCCGTGGAACTTTCACGAACCGAAAAAAGGCGAATTCCAGTTTTCCGGAATGGCGGACATCGAACAGTTTATCGAGCTTGCCCAACGAGTGGGGCTTTATGTCATCCTGCGCCCGGCACCGTATATTTGCGCGGAGTGGGAAATGGGGGGCTTGCCGTCCTGGCTCCTAAAAGACAAGGGGCTCGTCATGCGAAGCAGCGACCCGTCTTTCCTGAAGCATGTGGAAGATTATTTCGCCGTTCTGTTGCCGAAATTCAAGCGGCACTTGTGCCAAAACGGCGGGCCAGTCATTGCCATGCAGATCGAAAACGAATACGGCGCCTACGGCAATGATTTGGCATACTTGGATTTCTACAAAGACCAGTATCAAAAGCACGGGCTTGATACCTTTCTGTTCACGTCAGACGGCCCGGATTTCATCACGCAAGGTTCGTTGCCGGATGTTACGACCACACTAAACTTCGGTTCCCGGGTGGATGAATCGTTCAACGCGCTCGAAGCCTTCAAGCCGGGTTCGCCGAAGATGGTGGCCGAGTTCTGGATCGGCTGGTTTGATTATTGGTCAGGAGAGCATACGGTGCGAAGCGGCGACGATGTCGCGGCCGTCTTCAAGGAAATCATGGACAAGAACATTTCGGTCAATTTCTATATGTTCCACGGCGGCACGAACTTCGGCTTCATGAACGGCGCCAACCATTACGACATCTACTACCCGACCATCACGAGCTACGATTACGACAGCTTGCTGACCGAAGGCGGCGCGATTACCGAAAAATACAAAGCCGTCAAAAGGGTGCTGAGCGCATACACCGAAGTGCCGGCGGATTTTGAAGAGACAGCGACGGCAACAGAATACGGAACCGTGAACGTAGGGGAAAGCGTCAGTTTGTTCGACGTCCTGGAAAGCATCAGTGAAAAAGTCGAGCACATGGTGCCGCTCCCGATGGAAGACATCGATCAGGCTTACGGCTATACGCTGTACCGCACGACGGTCAACCGCCAAGGCGAGCTGAAAATGAATTCAGGCCATATCCGCGACCGCGGCTTCATCTACATCAACGGCCGCTACGCCGCAACGACGTACATCAACGACGAAGACAAAGCGCTCGTCCTGGATTTCCCGGAACGAGTCAACACGCTGGAGATCCTGGTGGAGAACCTGGGGCGCGCCAATTACGGCGAGCATTTGACCGACCAAAAAGGCCTGCTCAAAAACCTGTGGCTCGGCGAACAGTATTTCTTCCACTGGGAAATGTTTAAGATTGAAATGGACCGCTTGCCGCTTGATTACCAGACCGGCAATGAAGAGCGGTTCCCGAAATTTTTCCGCGGCACGTTCGATGCAGTGGAAGGGCTCGATGCGTATGTTGACACACAAGGTTTCACGAAAGGCAATGTCTTCATCAACGGCTTTAACCTCGGCCGCTACTGGAACACAGCCGGGCCGCAGCAGCGCCTGTATGTGCCGGGTCCTTTATTGAAAGAAGAAAACAACGAAGTGGTCGTGCTGGAACTTGAAAACACCACGACCGACCAAATCCAATTGCTGGACCAGCCAAAGCTCGGATGACCGGGCTTGAGATAGAAGGGATGGAATCACATGATTAACGAGAAATTGCCGAAAATTTGGCACGGCGGGGACTACAACCCGGAACAATGGGATTCGCAGGAAATTTGGGACGAAGACGTACGCATGTTCAAACTGGCAGGAATTGATGTAGCGACTTTGAACGTCTTTTCATGGGCGCTGAACCAGCCGGATGAAGAGACATATAACTTTGACTGGCTCGATGAGAAAATCAACCGCCTTTACGAAAACGGCATTTACACATGCCTCGCGACGAGCACGGCAGCACATCCGGCATGGATGGCGAAAAAATACCCGGATGTCCTCCGCGTTGATTTCTACGGCAGGAAACGGAAATTCGGCAGCCGCCACAATTCCTGCCCGAACAGCCCGACGTACCGCGAATACTCCGAGAAAATCGCAGAGAAACTGGCGGAGCGCTACAAAGACCATCCGGCCGTCCTGATCTGGCACGTGGCCAACGAGTACGGCGGCTACTGCTATTGCGACAACTGCCAAACCGCTTTCCAAAACTGGCTGAGCGACAAATACGGCACGCTGGAAAAGCTGAACAAAGCATGGAACACCGGATTCTGGGGCCACACGTTCTACGAGTGGGATGAAATTGTGCCGCCGAACATGCTGAGCGAAGAACGCGAAAACAACGAGTCCGATTTCCAAGGCATTTCGCTCGATTACCGCCGCTTCCAATCGGACAGCCTGTTGGACTGCTACAAACTGGAGTACAATGCCATCCGGAAACACACGCCGAACACGCCGATCACGACCAACTTGATGGGCACATATCCGATGCTTGATTACTTCAAATGGGCAAAAGAAATGGACGTTGTGTCTTGGGACAACTACCCGGCCATCGATACGCCGTTCAGCTACACGGCGATGACGCATGATTTGATGCGCGGACTGAAGAGCGGGCAGCCGTTCATGCTGATGGAACAGACGCCGAGCCAGCAAAACTGGCAGCCATACAATTCCTTGAAGCGTCCAGGCGTCATGCGCTTATGGAGCTACCAGGCAATCGGCCGCGGCGCGGACACCATCCTGTATTTCCAATTGCGACGTTCTGTCGGCGCCTGCGAGAAATACCACGGCGCGGTCATTGAACACGTTGGCCACGAACATACGCGGGTATTCAATGAAGTCGCTCAAATCGGGCAAGAGTTCAACCAATTAGGGGATACGCTGCTTGATGCACGCGTCAACGCCAAAGTTGCCATCGTCTTTGACTGGGAAAACCGCTGGGCAGTGGAGCTGTCAAGCGGACCGTCTGTGTCGCTCGACTATGTCAACGAAGTCCATAAATACTACGACGCACTTTATAAATTAAATGTCCAAGTCGACATGATCGGCGTCGAAGAAGACTTGAGCCAATACGATGTCGTCATTGCACCGGTTCTTTACATGGTGAAAGAAGGCTATGCATCGAAAGTGGAAAGCTTCGTCGAAAACGGCGGCACGTTCCTGACAACGTTCTTCAGCGGCATTGTCAATGAAACCGACATCGTGACGCTTGGCGGATACCCGGGCGAATTGCGCAACGTCCTTGGCATTTGGGCAGAGGAAATCGATGCGCTTCATCCGGACGAAACGAATCAAATCGTTTTGAACGATGCCCGCGGACAGATGAACGGCAGCTATTCCTGCAACCTCTTGTTTGACCTGATCCATACAGAAGGCGCTGAAGCCGTTGCTGAATACGGCTCCGACTTCTACAAAGGGATGCCGGTCCTGACCGTCAACCAGTTCGGAAAAGGGAAAGCGTGGTACGTGGCGTCAAGCCCAGATGCTGACTTCCTGGTCGACTTCCTGCAGACCGTGTGCGAAGAAGCCGGCGTCGAACCGCTTCTAGCCGTACCGGAAGGCGTGGAAACAACCGAGCGTGTGAAAGACGGACAGACCTACCTGTTCGTGCTGAACCACAACAACGAAGAAGCAGCGATCGAGCTAGGGGATGGCGCGTACAAGGAATTGCTGTCCAATGAGCAAGTGAGCGGAACGGTTGGGTTGGAACCAAAAGGCGTCTTGATTTTAGCGAAGGCATAAACTGTTAACAAGAAGAACAAATTTAAAGGCAGTCCTGAAAGTCGGAGTCAGCGGCTTTTGGACTGCCTTTTTCTCTTCTTCGTATCTGGGGATGCCCGCTCGGACGCTTGGGGCATGGCTCTCACAAGAAGCCAGGGAAACCCGCCTGTCTTCTTGCTTCGCCTAGCCCACGGACGCGCCTCGCTCGGTGAGGGCTCTATTTTTAGGGAGAAAAAGATGTAAGGACTTCTATTAAAATGAGGAGTTCTATCAGCGAAGCGGCGTACCGCCGCTTTCTTCTAATTAAAGATAACTAAATTTAAAACTGAAGCCAGTGGAATGAGCAGAAGGCGGCGACTCCTGCCGAATCAGCACGAGCTGAAGATCCCGCAGGAACGCAGTGACGAGGAAGCTGAAGCCGTGCCGGCGGAAAGCGCGCGCCTGACGCGAATGGAACGTTAATCACATTACTAAAAAGAAGAGGCTGCCCCTTTGTCATTTAAAATGACTTCGGGACAGCCTCTTCAATATAGAAGGAACTTTATATTCAACAAGCTTATTTAATCCGCAACTCCGTATCAATATCGAAGAAATGGGCTTTGTTCATATCGAATGCCATGTCGATCGTTTGGCCGGCTTGCACATTGAAGCGGGCGTCCACGCGGGCGATGAAGTCCTGGTCGTTCACTTTTGAATACAGGACAATTTCAGATCCCATCAATTCCGACACTTCGACAAACGCGACGATTTTCGTGTGCGGCGAATGCTGCAGGAACAACGGCTCATCGTGGATATCTTCCGGACGGATGCCGAGGATGATTTCTTTGTCAGCGTACCCTTGGTCGCGCAAAGTCTTCAGTTTTCCTTCAGGCACAAGCACTTTGATGCCTTCCATCACGAACGAATCGCCGACGATTTTTCCGCGTAGGAAGTTCATGGACGGCGAACCGATAAAGCCGCCGACGAACATATTGTCCGGCAAGTCGTATACTTCTTTCGGTGATCCGACCTGCTGGATAAAGCCGTCTTTCATGACGACAAGGCGTGTCGCCATTGTCATCGCTTCGGTCTGATCGTGGGTTACGTAAACGGTCGTCGTCTGCAGGCGGCGATGCAGCTTCTGGATCTCGGCGCGCATCTGCACACGCAGTTTGGCATCCAAGTTGGAGAGCGGCTCATCCATTAGGAATACTTCCGCGTCGCGGACGATGGCGCGTCCTAAAGCAACACGCTGGCGCTGTCCACCCGATAAGGCTTTCGGCTTGCGGTCCAAATAATCATCAAGGCCGAGAATGCTCGAGGCATTCGCCACCCGTGATTTGATATCGTCTTTTTTCATTTTACGCAGCTTCAAGCTGAACGCCATATTGTCATAAACGCTCATATGCGGGTAAAGGGCATAGTTTTGGAAGACCATCGCAATGTCGCGGTCTTTCGGCGAGACATCGTTGACACGTCTGTCGCCGATGTACAAGTCGCCTTGTGTGATGTCTTCAAGGCCGGCAATCATCCGAAGCGTCGTTGACTTTCCGCAGCCTGAAGGGCCGACGAGAACGAGGAACTCTTTGTCGCGAATTTCCAGGTTGAAGTCCTGTACGGATACAACCCCTTTTTCGTATTCTTTTCTGATGTTCACTAAATTCAAGCCTGCCATTTGATTCCCTCCAATGTGTGTAAGTGCTTTCATTAACTAGTAAAAGCATACCGTAAAGCCGGAATTCCGGTAATGGCAAGGATGCACAAAGATACGGGGAGTCTTCGTGCATCTTGACCAATGTCAGCGGATTCCGTTGATTGAACCGCTTGCTGCGGGCTGATTCAAGGTCTGGATAAACCGGTCGAACGCTTCTTTTTCTTTTAACACTCCGGCGTCTTCAAGGATGCGGACGAACTTTTTGCCCAATTCTTTTTGCAGGGTTGCTTCCGCTTCTTCGCGCTGAGAAAGCGTGCCATACTGCTCTTTTAATTGTTCTGCCCATTCCTGGTGGGGAGGAGAGACAGTGTCTGCATTTCCGAGCAGGAATTCCTCGATTTCCGCCAGTTCCTCTTTTAAGCGGGGCGGCAAAACGGCAAGCCCCATCACTTCAATCAAACCGATATTTTCTTTCTTGATGTGATGGACATCTGCGTGCGGATGGAAGATCCCTGACGGATGTTCCGCTGTTGTGCGGTTGTTTCGGAGCACCAAATCGATTTCAAACAGTCCGCTGCGTTTTCGCGCAATCGGCGTAATAGTGTTGTGCGGTGTGTCGCCAGTGAATGCCAATACATCGGCTTCTTCATCCGAATACGTTTTCCACTTCTGCAAAATCTCATCCGCTGCATCGACGAGGCTTCCGATTTCGCTGCCTTTCAAGCGGATCACCGACATCGGCCATTTCACGACGGATGCCGCGATGTCCGGATAGGCGGCCAGCGGAAAGATGAACGCGTCTTCCGCTTTGGTCATGGCAAATTCATAGCGCCCGGCCTGGTAATGGTCGTGGCTTAAGATAGAGCCCCCGACAATCGGCAAATCCGCATTCGAGCCGACAAAGTAATGGGGGAAGCGTTCGGTAAAAGCAAGCAGGCGTTTAAAGCCACTGCGGTCGATTTTCATGTCGCGGTGTTCTTTTGAAAGCAGGATGCTGTGTTCGTTGTAATAGACGTAAGGCGAGTACTGGAAATACCAGTTTTCACCGGCAAGCGGCACCTCAACGACGCGGTGGTTGGCGCGTGCCGGGTAGCCGATGCGCCCCGCGTAGCCAACGTTTTCTTTGCACAAGAGGCATTTCGGATAAGAGAGCGTCTGCTTCATCTCGCGTTCGCGCTTGATCTGTTCCGGATCTTTCTCAGGCTTAGACAAATTGATTGTGATGTCCATTTCGCCGTATTTAGATTCCGCTTTATAGGAAATGTTTTTGCGGATCCGGTTCATCTGGATGTAGTTGCTGTTTTGGCTCAGTTCGTAAAAATAATCCGTTGCCGCTTCCGGCGACTCCGCGTATTTCTCATCAAATGCTGCATTGATAGCAGAAGGCCGTGCAACTAAACAGTTCATGATATTGGCTGACAGCATTTCCTTGTCGTCAAAGATGTCTTCGATGACGCCTTTTTCTACGGCATAGCCAACCAAAGTTTCGAGCAGGTTCGGGATGGTGTCGTCCGCCGGTTCGAGCGCTCCTTTGGGGAATGATTGCAATCCAAGCAGGTACATCGCCTGGTTGCGGGTATAATCGCTGTCTGCGGCTTCAATGAGTCCCGTCTCGAGGGCTTTTTGGACAAGCCCGGCAAGTGTTTGATAGATCATTTCAACACTTCCTTTTCGTAGCCGGATGGGTTTTTAGAATGCCAGTTCCAGGCATCTTCGATGATTTTTTCAACGGACGTATGGACGGGATTCCAGCCTAGCACGGTTCTCGCTTTGTCGGAACTGGCAATCAGGATGCTCGGGTCGCCTGCGCGGCGTGCACCCGTTTTTACCGGGATTTCCTTGCCGGTCACTGAACGGGCAGCGGAAATCATTTCGTTGACGGAAAAGCCTTGGCTGCTCCCTAGGTTAAAGACATCGCTGTCGCCGCCTTGTCTCAAATAGTCGAGTGCCAGTAAATGCGCACGGATCAAGTCTTCGACGTGGACGTAATCGCGGATGCACGTGCCGTCCTCAGTATCGTAGTCATCGCCGAACACAGTGATTTCGCTTCGCTGCCCAAGTGCTGTCTGCAAAATCAATGGCACAAGATGGGATTCCGGATGGTGGTCTTCGCCGATTTCGGCGCCTTCTCTTGCACCGGCAACGTTGAAATAGCGCAGCGACACGAATTTCAACCTATGCGCAAGGCCGGTCCACTTCATGAGCTTTTCCATGGTGAGCTTGGTTTCGCCGTAAGTGCTCGTCGGAACGGTCGGCATCTTTTCGGTGATCGGCACTGCTTCCGGTTCGCCGTAAGTGGCAGCGGTGGAAGAAAAGACGATTTTCCCGACGCCGTGCTTGGTCATCGCCTGCAACAATACCTGTGTTCCGTAGACGTTGTTGTCGAAATACTTCAAAGGATTCTCCATCGATTCGCCGACCAGGGAATTGGCAGCGAAATGGACAACTTCGTCAATCGCTTCTTTTTCAAAAACAAAATTGAGAAACGCAGCGTCCCGGATATCGCCTTCGTAAAATACCGCTTCCGGGTGGACCGCTTCCCGGTGGCCTGTTTCCAAATTGTCGACAACGACAACCCGCGTTCCTTGGTCGATCAATTGGTAGACCGCGTGCGATCCGATATATCCAGCTCCGCCTAATACTAAAACCGTCATGGTCAAAACTCCTCTACAAGTTCTTTGGCGCCATCCGAAATTTGCGCCTCATAAAAAGAAGGGGCGTAGCCGA is from Planococcus liqunii and encodes:
- the galE gene encoding UDP-glucose 4-epimerase GalE, which codes for MTVLVLGGAGYIGSHAVYQLIDQGTRVVVVDNLETGHREAVHPEAVFYEGDIRDAAFLNFVFEKEAIDEVVHFAANSLVGESMENPLKYFDNNVYGTQVLLQAMTKHGVGKIVFSSTAATYGEPEAVPITEKMPTVPTSTYGETKLTMEKLMKWTGLAHRLKFVSLRYFNVAGAREGAEIGEDHHPESHLVPLILQTALGQRSEITVFGDDYDTEDGTCIRDYVHVEDLIRAHLLALDYLRQGGDSDVFNLGSSQGFSVNEMISAARSVTGKEIPVKTGARRAGDPSILIASSDKARTVLGWNPVHTSVEKIIEDAWNWHSKNPSGYEKEVLK